The stretch of DNA aaaaaaaaattcactgCAAACAAAATTATAGTATGAACAGTGAAGAATAGCACAAAATAAGGTTGAAACATATTTAAACCAAAAACAATATGAGAAAAACCTTATCCCAGATCCTTCAAAGAGTTAGGTCAAAGAGAAGCATGGAATATCCAGCCAAAAAAGAACTTGATATTCCAAATATACATAAATTATAAGAGAATGAACAGGTAAAAGCATTCAGAAAGTTTTAGTTTGTAATCACTAAGGAGAAATGGTTTGTGCATACTGCATTGTCACAGCAAGATAATCCCTTCATTTTCCTTATGTTGTTTAAGATTTCTGGTTGAGATCATGTGAATCAAAATATACTTAAGCCCAAGTTGTTAGTACTAGACATATTTATCCTTATATATATCATCTTAATTGTCCTCCAATGTGGGACTATTTGGAGTACCATGATCTTCGACCTAAAGTTTAATATCCTCAAGAGGAATCAAAACCAATGCATACTCAAGAATCATGTCCTAATGGTGGCATAAGAGACCCAACCGATTACTGGCTCCACATCATAATGCACTTTAAGAATCATGTATAGATAGTTCCTTCCCATTTCAACATCTCACACAACACCTAACTATAGACCAATCCACCAGTACCATGACCCTATGAAAAAATTGACTCATTAACACGATAAACCCAAAATTATATGACTCAAAATTCTTAAACCCATGATAATGGTAGTAGAGGCTTCTCTAGTGGGACTATCTGGGGCTTCAAATTTATAGATAATTTAATCAATCATATATAAACATAATGAGCTAATTCAAAGAATTTGCTTAAATACCAAATTTGTATCTCACCAGAATAGAAATAAAATGCAGATTGGAAGCATCAGATAACAGTTTATTGCTAATTAAAGCATAATTAATCCAATTACATAGAGAATGAACTAAAAATAGAACAATATCAATTAAGGAATAAAATTGATCAAAAATTAATTGTGGAAGATTTTTACATCTGAAAAAATCGTATGATGTATAACAGCAAATTCCACATTCAAATAGTTACAAACCACAATATCATTAAAGATATATGACATGTGTTTACCATCACAAAAAATAAGATAAGATGAAGAAATCCAACCATTTTAGGGTACAATAAAGCAGTCATTATCAATAGGAGGGAATTGAAAAAAGATACGATTTTTTTATGTTCAAAACACCAATACACTGAATAGCTCTAGAACTTAACAGAATCAATGGAGCAAAAAAatgatgataacaataataataatgaagatTACAGGGCACACCTAACGAACTTTTTTGTGGTGCATTTACTATGCAGCATATTCTGAGATTCAAATTGAAGCAGGGGCActgaattaatcttttgatgaagTGCAATTAAAACACTAACATCGGTATCTTTTTAAGCCTCGTAAACACCTTCAATAATCATATGAAGTGATCTAGATTTGCCGTCAAAAAGTGCAATTCAGCATGAGGCTAAAAAAATATACCTTCCCCTGTGGGAATTCTGCTAGATATACTGGGCCAAGAGTGCCATCTTGGATCAAGTTCTCTTCACTAAAACTATTTGTGTGTTGTTGAAGTGAAGCAACAGAAAAAGGTGTCGCTGAAGTTGAAGGATTCAGAATTTCAGCTGGATCTCTTAGGATCTTTTTACCTGTAACAACGGGGTTCACAGTGTCTTTTTCAAACAATTGTGGCATCGGATGTGCTATAGTCctttgaatattaaaattatattcctGCCTTAGAGTTGACTCTCCAAGAACTGCCGACAGGAGTAACAAAGTAATTATAGAGCATGAATATAAGAGCCAATGCATGAAACATACTTCAACATGGAACGATAATCTTTACCTTCGTCACCTTTGATAAAGTCAATACTTATATAAGGCTGCTCTGGTCTTTCATCTTTCCTGACATCCTGGCCTCTGTGGATTCCTTCATCCTTCAATTTCTTTTGTTGCCACTTTGATACATTAAGTATTACCATTAATGTTACAATGGCTAGTATAATCACACCAGGACATACATATTCAACAGCTTTTATAATCGAAATTTTGTTATTTTCAGAAGATAGGCCACCATTTTGAGTAGGACCCTTGAAAGAGTTGGCAGGTGCAGGAGCATGAGAAAAAGGAAATGTTGTAGGAGGGGGTGGCAGTGGTGAAGGAGCAATGCTGGCATTGAATGGGTTGCCTCCCTTCCTGCAGTGAGGAACTGAGTTAAGCATTTGTTAACACAAAACTACCAACTCTCAGGCACAAGAAAATGaaattcatgtgataaaagaattggtgaaataatagataaaaaccaTGGACAAAGCAACAGAGGCATTTGCACCTTTGCTTCCCTTCAAAAGATAATATTCAGTTAGCAAGTAAAGGTAGGTCATCATTATGATGCACTTACTTGAAATTAGGAATATTAAGAAGCTTTGCCGGGATTGGTCCTGAGAACATATTATTTTCTACATTCCTGTCAAAGATGAAAGTAAGAGAGGTTTATACGAGATACTGACACAACAGTAACTTTCATTTGCATTATTATCTACAGGTCATCGAAGACTTAGGCTTTTAAAAAAACATCATGAAGGATATTCAAGCTGTGAGCACAAGGACACTGAAAGTGTAGAGGGAATTAGGCATTATGCCTTTTGACAAAGCTTTACACATCAAGTTCTAAACTTCCTAAGATTATAATAGTCAAATAAATGACACAAACCTTGAGATCTTTGACCAATTTAACATAAGAAAAATGCCTGCAGTTTATGATCACCATTCTTGGGACAGTATAGGCAAAGCCAAATGTTACTTACCCATTATGGAAATGTTGTGCTTCTTTTACTGTTATGATACCCTTCAATTAATCAAAGGTATAGCATGACAAGGGTTCTTTATTCGATTCAATATGTAATGATTTCACCTACAACACCAGTTAGCAGCCACAGAAATAGCCTCTCTACTTCTAAGGCTAAGGCTTCTTATGTCAACCCTCCCTAAAGCCTGCGTTGGTGAGAAACTCATGTACTAGGTCCAATAACTAGTTAGTGGCCACAATCAAATCCACACTGTTTTTCATCATTATCTAAATATTTTCCAATCAAGTGGGGACTGGATAAaacaagtaaaaagaaaaaaagaatactaGACAAAGTTTACGGCCAGCTACTTCACTATTCCTAAGAAATCAAATCTTGTTAGTAAAGAGAATTTCTAGAAAATCCAAAAGGCTAGTGGACGATAGCTTTATATTTTCGACTGAAGTTATCAAAAATGCAAGCCCTTCTGCAATTACCATAGGTTCAATAAGAATAGACAAGTATCATTCTCAACTAAATTTTGTTCCAGCAAAAAGGGTAAGTGCACAGCTACAGTGACAAACAATGATTTAACAACTCGGATCCAATTCTTCATAACCTGTTAATATCTACCTAGGTTTTATTGCATACAAAATCAATATAATTTCTTTACTAACTTAACTTGACTATTTATCTGCAATGTACTTTCTCTGTTTTAATTCACTTATGACAGAAAATAAAAGAGAGGTGCAGGCAGAAAATACAAATCTTGGAGAGGAAGATCTTGTAGGACATCAAGAGTGCCAGATAGTTGATTATTTTGGATGTGCCTGCACCAGAAAAGAGAAGCTGTAAACTAAAGTTCTTAAAACATGTGGAGTAGTTTTCAGTTACAAAAGAGTGAAAATTTACAATGTGGTGAGAGAAGACAAACTCTCCATAGATGGTGGAAGTGGGCCACTAAAATTGTTATCAGAGAGATCCCTGCATCAGCAGAAGTTTGTGAAAAATTAGTATACAGATGGCACAGAGTTCTATGATGAAGTGAGAGACTCCTACAAGTTTATGAGTCCAGTGAGAGTCTGGAAAGCATCAGGCAGTTCACCAGACAAGAGATTGTTATTCAGTGACCTGAAGTAACAAAAATGAAAGAATGAAAAATCACACCAACAACGCTCCTCGCTGAAGCTTCACAGCACTGGGTGAACTCACATGTCTGATAGAAGTGTCAGTCCTGATAATGAACCTGGGATGCTTCCTGTGAACTTATTGGCTGAAAGAAAACTGTCACATGCAAATAAACCATGAAAGATTCATCTAAACAATCATTGCTCTGAAATAAAGCATCTAAGAAAATCCAAAAGGCTAGGAGATTAACAACATACAACTTCCTTATCGTAATGGGTAAGCTCTCTGGTATCCTGCCACCGATTTGGTTATCACTCAGGTCCCTGAAATGATACATAAGATATTAAATGGTCAGCCATCAGTAAGCATGATGATTACGCATAACAGGTAAGGAATGTGATTTTTTCtagcaaaaaagagaaaagaaacagATGAATCTTGCTGTTATGAAACTAGAGTTAACACTTACATTGTGATCAGTGAAGTAAAATTTCCTAATTTATCACCCAATTCTCCTCCCAAATTTGCGCCATTGAGTATTCTATCAGTGCAGAAATCTATTAGATGAGGCAAACAAGTAGAAATGAGCATAGTGACAGCTCTTGGAACTTTACATTGCAGATATGTTCGAGTTGACACACTGAACACCTTGCCAGTTATCATTGCAAGGGTCTCCACCAAATGCAGTCCATCCAGGAAGAAGAGGGAAGCCCAGTGCTAAATACAGGTAATTTATGGCATACACTGGAAGCAAAATCAAGTTGTAAGCACATAAAAACATTACATAGATTTGATAGGCTCATAAGACACGAGAAATAAAGCATACCATCTTGTTCGTATGTGTAACCATGGGAAAATGTCACATAAAACAGCAGAGTCAGAACCAGAGCGAACCGAGGGAACATCCTTGAATCCGTAGTTCCTAGTATATCTTTTCACCAAAATCGCATCTCCTGTAGTCATAAATCAAACAGAAATGAGTTCAATTTTAAGGAAACTAGGAGTGAATTCTTGGCGAAAATTACGAAAAAGAAAAATTCTAACAGAACCTCGTCGATACAATCTAAAAAGAGTTTCTAAATCCTTTTCTCGGCCATTCATGCTTATGAAGGGCTTCCACCCAATCAGCTTAAACAAATATTTTTTGCAGGACACCCAAACCTCTTTCCTACAGATTGCAATCACTCCGTTTCGGAAGCAAGATAGTTCGCCTACCCGCGACCTTCTCCTCACTTCACACTGAACCAAAACAAACTTCACCGATAAACCAACATATTCGATCCCACGGAGTTCACGTAGCGCAGCAAATACTTCCCAAGAATCGAAGAAAAAGCCCCCACAGAAGCAAAGAAACGAAGCAACGCGGGAACAAATTCCAAGAAACCCACAAATCCCCCAGAACCCGATCAAGAAAGCCTTACAAGAAAAGCctgaaagaatcggacgaaatcaAATCCTTCGCGAGTGGACAAACTATCGAAACAGCCCGCCCAAAACAAACAACCACTAAGCCGGAAACGCAGTGCCAACAAACGCCGATAACAAAAAACAATGGTGTGCCAAGAAAAGATTACCCGAGTGAGAGCAATAGAGACGAGACGAACCCAACGGAATACGTACCCCCTAAGATgatcatgaataataataataataataataataataaataaataaataaataaataaataaaaataaagggtCGGTGATAAAGAGGAAAGCGAAAGGATCGTAGGATGTGAGAGAGAATGGAATATGGAAGGCTTTtgaattttctttcctttttttctttttcttttttctttttccgcTTTGTGCACAGCTGATGATTCCACGCAGGGGAAATCAATCGATACGGATCATGACGTGGCGTCATGTCGAACTCGTCATGCGATACGGATCATGACGTGGCGCACACGGATCGCACTTACGGGGATCCGCCCGCCCCGTTTACGGGGACCATGGATTCGATTGAGTCTGGTTTGATCGGACCGGCTTTTGCTGTCTTATAAATATAGTATTGATGCTAATTAAACGCGTGTagtatatacacacacaattataataataataataatattgctAAAATCAAGAACACGAaacaatataaatatttataaggaAACGAACCAAAAATCCAGCCTTTATTTATAATTGATTGCGCTAAATTAGTTCCATCGTTTGTTTGATTCGATACATTCTCTTAATATGTCGGACGAACCTATGTACATATATAGTATGATATATGTCTGCACTCTGGAACAAAAGGGAAACAAGGGTGTGGAACAAAGAGTGCAGTGCATCTTATTCCACCAATTCATGTTCGTGATTATGTTGTATGGAGCTTCGGATCCTTTGTTACATACATTATCGGAGTATTGGCATGAGATTACTCGAGCGAAGAACATGAATTAGCCACCGAAGAACCAAAGTCATTGTTTGGGTTTAGGAGAGTTGCACGACGCAGCAGTGGCTGCACAACTCCTTGTTCCCATCGGCCATTAAGGGCTCAAAGCTCGCCCATGCCTCCGCGGCCCCTGGTTCCGTGTCGAAGGCATGAGCCACCGTCATCGACCTCAGCTCGTCTCCCGCCTCGCGATATCCGGCCAAGAAGTAGAGGTGACCCCCGACCGGAGCCATGGTGAGGTACAGCCTCTCCAGCGAGCGCTCACGCGGGCCGGCGACGAGCGACGACATGTCGTGCAGCTGCGACCGCTCGATGACGCTCCATATGTTGAGCTTCCCATCGTAGGTCTCGATGTGCCCCTTCCAATTGTTGAGGCAATCGCCGGAGCTGTACAGCCGGCCGTCCACCGCCACGATCTGGTTGGGTGGCACGTCCAGCTGCCACATCCCCGGCACGAGGTCCCACTCCCCCCGCTCCTCGTCGAACACCTCCGCGGAGCTTCTCTCCACCACCGACGGCACCGTTCGGCTGCAGCCCTCCCGCTCGGCGAACCCCCCCACCACGTGGAACCTGCCCTCCCACGCCATGCCGACGCACTTGTACCTCAGGGCGCTCATGCCTGGGAGCGGCGTCCACTGGTCGCGCTCGGGGTCGTACACCTCGGCCGCCGACGTGCCCCGGGCGACCGAGACCGTGAACTGGCCACCCGCTACGTAGATCCTCCCATTGCAGGGCGTGCACGCGAAGTCGAATCGCTGGAGGGCGAGCGGCGAGCACGGCGCCCATTCTCCGGTCGCGACGTTGCACCGGAGCACGTCGGATCTCACAGCGACGTCCCTTTCCACCGAGCCCTCGGCATCGAGCACATTAAGGCAGAGCCTACCGCCGATGACGTAAACGAAGCCGCCGAGACACACCATGGCGAAGCCCTTCAGTATGTGGTTCCTGGGGAGCCCGGGAATCGCTCCGACGTGACCCAACGTGTTGTCGGCCGGGTTATAGGAATCCAGCCAGTTGGATACGGTGGTGCCAGTCGTCTCGTCTCGTCGGCAAAACGAGACGCAGATTCTGAAGCCGCTCGCCTGGTTCTCCGGCGGcaccggcggcggaggaggaggaggagataagGAGCCCATCCAAAGAGGACCACAAAAGCTAAGATGGGTGAAGATCACGCTGGAAGTGGGGGAATTGGAGAGGTAGAAGAGAACCGAAGATATAGAGCACAAGTGACGGAAGGATCAAGGGGCGATGGTTTCCAGTTTCTCTGAGCCACACTCGAGACAAAAGATGTCCTTGTAGAGCTAGCTAATCAAAAGGTGAGCGATGGAGGAGATAAAACTGTGTTCTGCAGAGGGATTAGGAATAGAATAAGGAGGCTCTAAGGATCAAGACCGTCTCTAGCGTTGTCTTTGTAATGGACAAGCAATCCTTGTTCTACGGCGAGGTCGGATATCACTGGAATATCCCCGGAAGGAGCTTTTTACGATGGAGAGTTTAATATTCATAGTAGATTagtatttgtattttttttatttataacccATGCTAATAACTTTGAATAGAAAAAGTGTGGCCAAATATTTTGTTTAAATTGTTTAATTAAATATTTGGCCAAAACAAAAGGTAGTTCTTTAGATTGGTTTATTGGAAATTAACATGAGTATAAATGAGTTACATTCTATTGTATATTCAATCCAAAAATATTTTAGTTAAAAATATAATCATCCTaaactcataaaaaaattaaaaaaataattttatatatcttaCGATCATATGCTAATAATTTTAAAGAAATTTAGATTGGTTTGATGAAAATTAACTCGGATTATATTCGAGTCACATTCCATTATggattcaataaaaaaatatcatattttaaaaattaatcatcttaaattcataaaaaataaaagaaaaattactaAACTTATTAGTTCTAGAGAAATTTAGATTTAGATGgaaatgatgaaaattcaaaagtTACATTCGGATTCAATccaaaaaataatcatatttaaaaaattcattatcctaaattcatataaaaataaaaaaaatgatactaaacatATTATCATCTTACCCTAATAGTTccaaaaatatttagatatatttgatgaaaattTAATGAATGATAATCAATCACCGATTCAACccaaaaatatcttatttaaaaatttattcattctaaactcataaaaaaaaatgacactaaaTAGCTTAGAATCATGTGCTGTTAGTTTTAGAGATATTTAAATTGATTTGATGAAAATATCTTAGTTACACTCGGATTACATTCGTTCGTTCGTAGGTTCAACAAAGTTTGATCTAATTCGTTAAGATTAGTCTCGACCCAATCCAAAGAGATTAGATCCGAATCAATTGGACCTAAATAGTAATGCTCAAATCGAACCAAACTAAGTTCTATAGCTTGAAAACTCTTATTCAAATGcattatcaaaataaaaacttgatgagggtaataatggcgataagactcgggttgacgtcAGCTGCCCTAGATGACGTCTCGCGCCTCTGTTAACCTGACAACACCTAATCAATACGGACCGGAAtactgaccgaggcacattaacatcctgctcaaGCTCGACCCTTCACGCTTGCCAACGTCGATGTCAGACGTTATcggaagtacgatcctgctccctacgaGCGGGTACATCAAGCAACGATAACCTTCACTATAAAAACACTCGCGCTCTgaaaaaaggaggaggaggaggacaacaAAAAAATCCCCTGtgactattcactaacttgatcgtcggaggggtcgggccgcgcTCTCCCGACTAGACTTGTGTGCAAGTGCGAAGACGGAGACCTCCCACTAAACGCCCAAGCGAGGAGCCCCTCTCGGAGGAAACGGtggccccgtcccgatcggaccaccgcagtcAGCCACCTCAACAGACTCAAGGGTCGTCCCAGGAAGATCCTCCACCATTCGGactcgaaccaagccgcgtcggtcccgagaccacggcttaaagttgtttatacCAACAAAACTCAAGACAAGTTTTTTGCCGGATAAATTGCCCATGATGTTTTTAATGTCACGTCATCACGTTATCGATCTGATTTGAGTCGTTTTCCTTTAGGAAACTGTCATGCTTGAGAAGAAGATCTTCGTTCAAGGTGGTGAAGTGATCCTTGCAGGACTACACTATCATCGAAGGCATGCGGAGAAAGATGACTTCGTCCGGATTAAACGAAAATATCGATCATATTATGATGGCTTCTCCTTTGATTTTGaatctttctttcttgttttctcttTCCATCGTTGTCATAGAGCAAAAATTTCCTGCAGGAACAAGGCAAATATTTTGTCTCCCTTTAGATTAGATTCTCCCGACCTACAAGTGACAAACACATCTAGCCAATACATCCTCAAAAGGCAAAGGCTGTGGATTCATTATCTGACATCAGATCGACTGGAGGCCTCCCTTCGAGTACAGAGCAGAACGAGGCGAATTTGACTCAGGGTGTCATTCAAATGGACGATCCTTAACAATCGACACCACTCTCTATGTATCTGCTGTAAACCATGTGCAGATGATAGGGAAGAGGTTGCAACGAAGAGCAGAGTCATGGCGTGCGGCTGGGAATCAGAGAGAAGGATTCTTTCCTCAGGCGCGTCGCACCAAAGAGAATGAGACATGCTGTATCCGGATCGAAACCCAACTCTCGCAGGGAAATCCATATATGTCATGAGAAAGCTCTTACTTTTTACATGCCTTTAATGATAAGGACACTGTTTTCCTCTCTGCTGCTTCCCCTTGAATCGGACACAAGACAGCGGTGGATGATTTGATCCATCATAGAATGTAATCAACAGGAAGCAGCTTTCCGGATTAGAGAGAAGCAAAGAGATGGTTTGTGGCTAACATCCTGTGTCCTAATGGCTGCAGGCCATCTGACAAAGAAAACTGCTCCTTGACCGTCTTTCATGTTTCGGACTACCGAGAACGATAGCAAGATTCATACGTTCCAATTCAACCCTGGCTTTAACCTGCAGCCATTTCTTTCATCACCCCACTCTTAACGAGCGTGAAGCAGCAGAGACTCAGCTCAAACGTAAGCGAGAAGATCTACCGCATCGTTCTTCAGAGAAGATCTACCGCATCGTTCTTCAGGTTCGTGGGAAAAGCTTCGGATCTCCAACTCGTGCGGTTGAGCATTAGGAATGAGTAGGGCAGGGAGAGTGGCATGTGTGACCAACTGCGGTACGAGGCATCAGAGGAGCCTTCTCTGGAGAATCAGAACAAGGATTAGAAACGCCATTAGGAAGGGAAGCGGACCAAAAGTGAGGCTCCAGTATGATCCTTTCGAGTATGCCCTCAACTTCGATGATGGCTCGTATGGTTTGAACGAAGCGATCACCGACTTCCGAGATATCCGAAATCtgcaatgtggatgaaattagagCTGGCCTTAAGCTCTACATGCTGATCCAACCACCGCAAACTATGTGCTTCCGGTTGCCACCACCTCATCCTTTTAACTATAATCTGTATGTGCTTGTTTCAGTCTGTTCCCTGAAGTACAAGATGTTAGTGTTTATGAATCATGTAAAGGAGATTTGAACTTGAGCTGCTAAAACACATCTGCTCCCTGCATTTTAGTTGCATCACTTTGCTTTCTCATGCTGCTGCACGATGTTGGTCGTGAAGAACTCGAGGGATTACTAGTTGTGAATTCAATAACAAATAGACCGAGACACCATTTGCACAGAAATAAAAGAGGTTTTTTTATTCCAATCCCGTTAAtattaagaggaggaagaagagatcaCTTGAAGTTTCTGCCAAATATCTTCGCTTTACCTTGCATCCCTCACGCACAACCATTTTGAGAGggcattagagagagagagagagagatctgttTCAGTTTCTTGCTTCAGAGAATTCAACCCCTCCATCTTCTCTATCATTTCTCTTCTCTTCAAagcatgtgatgaaatatttcatCTGTCTTTCATGCATTCGTGCCTTGGATGATGGCAAGGGTTGGACTCTGTAGCTTTCTCTCTATCCTCTCTGTCTTGAACATTAACTAACTTGGATCGATAAATCCGACATCGACGTCTCTTCTGAAAGTACTTTCCTTCACCATTCTACCTCCGGTCATCTCTTGAATTGCTGTGGAAGGCGAATCCGACTAACTTTGTGTTGTATGTGAGAAGCTACTTTGGCCTTTCTTTCGAAGGACAAGAAAAATAGATGTGAGATGTTTTGCAATTTCATAAAATTAATTAACTAAGACGTGTGAAAATGGGCGCCATCATCTGCCAGATACAATGTCAATCTACCTCCCTGCCCAAGTAGGAATCTACTGTGCAAAGAAATGGCTGTTCTTTCATATGTAGATCGACCACCACTAGATTCTCAATACAGTCTACACTGATCATTTAATAACACTCACTAAGGACATCTAATTTGTCCCAATAGTCAGATAGAGTAGACTCTATGACATCATTGATATCTACTTTGGAACTCCTCAAACTGGAAAGTTCTCTCATGACAAATATGCTTGGAAGTTTCTATCACGACTTGGGGTTTATTCTGCAACAGAAGGTGGCACTGCAGACGCAAGATTTACCTCCTCAAAATGTCGCATCACTGTTTTCAAGGTTCAGATTTATGTTTGTTTTTGAGTTAGATTCTAGTTTTAATAGATCGATCGCTTGAGTCGGTTCAGGTCGAGTGAAGTTTGGCTCTGTTTTTGGATGTATTCGagtaaattttgtgattgatttcagttTTGCTCCGAAGTAAAAGCAAATGCAAACTCATAATATGGTCGAAGGGATTTCTTCACGAGTTCATGATGTTTGAAAGCTACAATGCTTGGCGTACAAAAGCAGTGTGTGGAGTACAAATGCAGGTACTGTGatcttcttctatcgtagttggcATCCACCTCATAATAGCCTGTAAGTACAAGCTTAGCTAACTAAAGCTTTGCCCCTTAACCCATTCACATTCCAATCATATCTATCACAGCCCCAGAGGAACCCTTCATCCATGTCTGATGCAAGAAAACCAAGATCAAGACCAATAATATTCCGCACCAAACGTTTGTCATCTGGTTCGAACCTCACAATCTTGCCTTGCCTTGTTCTCTGATCACCACATCAGATTTGTAGCACCGAGAGACAAGATCAACCATGGTGGTTGAGCAGAAAGTGAAGTGGTCCAGAGGGAAGGAAAAGTGAGGGGAAGAATATGATCCTAGTAAGAAGAGATCAAACTATCTGCCGAGCAAAAAAGGTGTACTTCTTCCTTTTGGCAGTAGCAAAGGAGATCACAAACAAAAAGGAGGGAGGGTGGAAGTCTCCTCCCCCAACACTATGGCCTCATTCAGCTCAACTCAGTAGTGTAGTACTGCTTCCATATATCCCACTACATCGTCCCAAGTATATCCATCCATGATCAGGCGTGACACTCTGAAGTGGGGTGCTATATCATGGAGCTCCCACCCATCCTAAGCTTTCCAACCTTTTCACTCCCAATTCCTAATGTCAACCACACCACCCTAATCCAAGTTACAATGCACTCCATCATCTCCCTCTCCCACAAAAGGCCACACTATTCCCTCCCTTTAATGTTTCCTCTGAGGCCAGCAACTTGCAACAAGCCAAGAGCATCACCTCGGTGATGACCACTGCTTCCTGTTGTGGCCTGCGCCACCTCGTGTCGGCTTCACTCCCGGCGGGGCGTGAAAGTTTGGTACGTGACGATGCC from Musa acuminata AAA Group cultivar baxijiao chromosome BXJ2-11, Cavendish_Baxijiao_AAA, whole genome shotgun sequence encodes:
- the LOC135627013 gene encoding protein STRUBBELIG-RECEPTOR FAMILY 3-like, with product MFPRFALVLTLLFYVTFSHGYTYEQDVYAINYLYLALGFPLLPGWTAFGGDPCNDNWQGVQCVNSNISAIILNGANLGGELGDKLGNFTSLITMDLSDNQIGGRIPESLPITIRKFFLSANKFTGSIPGSLSGLTLLSDMSLNNNLLSGELPDAFQTLTGLINLDLSDNNFSGPLPPSMESLSSLTTLHIQNNQLSGTLDVLQDLPLQDLNVENNMFSGPIPAKLLNIPNFKKGGNPFNASIAPSPLPPPPTTFPFSHAPAPANSFKGPTQNGGLSSENNKISIIKAVEYVCPGVIILAIVTLMVILNVSKWQQKKLKDEGIHRGQDVRKDERPEQPYISIDFIKGDEVLGESTLRQEYNFNIQRTIAHPMPQLFEKDTVNPVVTGKKILRDPAEILNPSTSATPFSVASLQQHTNSFSEENLIQDGTLGPVYLAEFPQGKLLEVVKLDNKNSDLPGDEFLKLVKIILEIQHPNIVELVGYCMDFGQRLLVYKYFSRKTLFDVLHSDDVGVKEKLSWNARIQIALEAAKALEYLHEGCRPPIVHQRFESSNILIDDDLSVRVSECGLTSLLPSSFVTQLSGMRPFFSYDAPEVSDSGSYSEKSDVYSFGIVMLELLTGRKPFDSSLPWAEQHLVRWASSQLHDIDALIRMMDPCVDRQLHVKSLSRFADIISRCIQQGSEFRPPMSEVVQDLARVI
- the LOC135627414 gene encoding F-box/kelch-repeat protein At1g16250-like — encoded protein: MGSLSPPPPPPPVPPENQASGFRICVSFCRRDETTGTTVSNWLDSYNPADNTLGHVGAIPGLPRNHILKGFAMVCLGGFVYVIGGRLCLNVLDAEGSVERDVAVRSDVLRCNVATGEWAPCSPLALQRFDFACTPCNGRIYVAGGQFTVSVARGTSAAEVYDPERDQWTPLPGMSALRYKCVGMAWEGRFHVVGGFAEREGCSRTVPSVVERSSAEVFDEERGEWDLVPGMWQLDVPPNQIVAVDGRLYSSGDCLNNWKGHIETYDGKLNIWSVIERSQLHDMSSLVAGPRERSLERLYLTMAPVGGHLYFLAGYREAGDELRSMTVAHAFDTEPGAAEAWASFEPLMADGNKELCSHCCVVQLS